From one Polyangiaceae bacterium genomic stretch:
- a CDS encoding RHS repeat-associated core domain-containing protein, producing AGTADFLPFGFAGGMLDSETGLTRFGARDYDASVGRWTGKDPTIFHGDGASLYEYATGDPVNRRDLAGTDSTACKAAVTASCWAGCQKKGKTWVIKSLCSALCGAIARWSFCEDKEPGDFPAPTCDSASACCEAPTQ from the coding sequence TCGCGGGAACGGCGGATTTTCTGCCGTTTGGCTTCGCGGGAGGGATGCTCGATTCGGAGACGGGGCTGACGCGATTTGGTGCGAGGGACTACGACGCGAGTGTGGGGAGGTGGACGGGGAAGGATCCCACCATCTTCCACGGAGATGGCGCCAGCCTCTACGAATATGCGACGGGCGACCCCGTCAATCGACGCGACCTCGCGGGGACAGACAGCACCGCCTGCAAGGCTGCCGTGACGGCCTCATGCTGGGCCGGATGTCAGAAGAAAGGGAAGACCTGGGTTATCAAGAGTCTGTGCAGTGCGCTCTGCGGAGCCATTGCTCGGTGGTCCTTCTGCGAGGACAAGGAGCCGGGAGACTTCCCCGCTCCGACCTGCGATTCGGCGTCTGCGTGCTGTGAGGCCCCGACACAATGA
- a CDS encoding RHS domain-containing protein, which produces MTDARPPGQGRLAAATPLGSARRAPSARAQRRPWSFRPHRSCIAARRCFLSTTPARARAWRGQAARSGAKRREQRPGEAGRQYLVDGQDRRVGKKKNGVLERAWLFRNQLNPVAELDGSGALVARFVYGSKSNVPEYVVRGGVTYRVLSDHLGSPRAVVDVATGAVAWRADFDAWGNRTLIAGMADFLPFGFAGGMLDPETGLTRFGARDYDPVVGRWTSKDPVRFRGGDLSLFAYAGGDPVNRRDPTGLNPNCDDCQKVVRTVCEQACIYLFPACLAGFCANYYKCLGLCMKAQKPICSDVCDSDSNACGGEAG; this is translated from the coding sequence ATGACTGACGCAAGGCCTCCCGGCCAAGGGAGACTCGCTGCAGCGACGCCGTTAGGCTCGGCACGACGCGCCCCCTCCGCCCGCGCGCAGCGCCGGCCGTGGAGCTTCCGGCCTCACCGGTCTTGCATCGCCGCTCGCCGCTGCTTCCTCTCCACGACACCGGCGCGAGCACGGGCTTGGAGGGGGCAGGCGGCGCGCAGCGGCGCGAAGCGCCGCGAGCAACGACCGGGGGAGGCAGGAAGACAGTACCTGGTCGACGGCCAGGACCGCCGCGTGGGCAAGAAGAAGAACGGCGTGCTCGAGCGGGCGTGGCTCTTCCGGAATCAGCTCAACCCGGTGGCGGAGCTCGATGGGAGCGGCGCGCTCGTCGCGAGGTTTGTCTACGGCTCGAAGAGCAACGTGCCGGAGTACGTGGTGCGCGGGGGCGTGACGTACCGGGTGCTGAGCGACCACCTCGGTTCGCCGAGGGCGGTTGTCGATGTCGCGACGGGGGCCGTAGCTTGGCGTGCGGACTTCGACGCTTGGGGCAATCGCACGCTGATCGCGGGAATGGCGGATTTCCTGCCGTTTGGCTTCGCGGGAGGGATGCTGGACCCGGAGACGGGGCTCACCCGGTTTGGGGCTCGTGACTATGACCCGGTGGTGGGGAGGTGGACGAGCAAGGATCCGGTGAGGTTCCGCGGAGGTGACTTGTCATTGTTCGCGTACGCCGGTGGAGACCCCGTGAACCGTCGAGACCCGACGGGACTGAATCCGAATTGCGACGACTGCCAGAAGGTCGTTCGAACGGTCTGTGAACAAGCGTGCATCTACCTCTTTCCCGCGTGTCTGGCTGGCTTCTGCGCCAACTACTACAAGTGCCTGGGCCTTTGCATGAAGGCACAGAAGCCGATTTGCTCTGACGTGTGCGATTCCGACTCCAACGCATGCGGTGGCGAGGCGGGGTAA
- a CDS encoding RHS domain-containing protein encodes MLSASDRPAPSARAQRRPWSFRHLRSWIAARRSFLSTTPARARAWRGQAARSGAKRREQRPGEAGGQYLVDGQDRRVGKKKNGVLEKAWLFRNQLNPVAELDGAGNLMARFVYGSRSNVPEYVVRGGVTYRILSDHLGSPRALVDVATGTVAWRADFDAWGNRALIAGAADFLPFGFAGGMLDAETGLTRFGARDYDPVVGRWTSKDPIAFAARDKNFYRYSDGDPINRRDASGTGKKEDCEDECTEKLEPTLNKCVDACWDEHFQKLPICNQSGSAPDQQGAWQDYQKCVGDCQNKFTDAWSQCHDSCIGSP; translated from the coding sequence GTGCTCTCAGCCTCGGATCGGCCCGCCCCCTCCGCCCGCGCGCAGCGCCGGCCGTGGAGCTTCCGACATCTCCGGTCTTGGATCGCCGCTCGCCGCAGCTTCCTCTCCACGACGCCGGCGCGAGCACGGGCTTGGAGGGGGCAGGCGGCGCGCAGCGGCGCGAAGCGCCGCGAGCAACGACCGGGGGAGGCAGGAGGACAGTACCTGGTCGACGGCCAGGACCGCCGCGTCGGCAAGAAGAAGAACGGCGTGCTCGAGAAGGCGTGGCTCTTCAGGAACCAGCTCAACCCTGTGGCGGAGCTGGATGGGGCCGGGAACCTGATGGCGAGGTTTGTCTACGGCTCGAGGAGCAACGTGCCGGAGTACGTGGTGCGCGGCGGCGTCACGTATCGGATCCTGAGTGATCACCTGGGTTCGCCGCGGGCGCTGGTCGATGTCGCCACCGGAACGGTCGCGTGGCGCGCGGACTTCGATGCGTGGGGCAATCGCGCGCTGATCGCGGGAGCGGCGGATTTTCTGCCGTTTGGCTTCGCGGGAGGGATGCTCGATGCGGAGACGGGGCTGACGAGGTTTGGGGCCCGCGATTATGACCCCGTGGTGGGGAGGTGGACGAGCAAGGATCCAATTGCGTTCGCGGCCCGCGACAAGAACTTCTACCGGTACTCGGACGGAGATCCGATCAACCGGAGAGACGCTTCGGGCACGGGAAAGAAGGAAGACTGCGAGGACGAGTGCACTGAGAAGCTGGAGCCGACACTCAACAAGTGTGTCGATGCATGCTGGGACGAGCACTTCCAGAAACTCCCCATATGCAACCAGTCTGGATCGGCGCCCGACCAGCAGGGCGCTTGGCAGGACTACCAGAAGTGTGTCGGCGATTGTCAGAATAAATTCACGGACGCTTGGTCCCAGTGCCATGATAGTTGTATCGGCAGCCCGTAG
- a CDS encoding RHS domain-containing protein, translated as MLVGRIYDAAGKLDLLTTPTGNVDYDYFGLTPCPGCAPGRLQRITDPSGVVLDHSYDGLLLKSLTWSGAVAGSVAFGHDASFRITSETVTVGATTSPVAFGYDNDDILICASPSTCSPAGTDALKITLNAGNGLVTGSTHGLVTDTLTYNAFGELASTTGKVGASTVFSEVVDTAANPRDALGRIVQRVETNGGAAVTWRYTYDLRGRLVDVQKDGALFEHYDYDPNGNRTLLTTPAGTTAGVYDAQDRLLSYGSTTYTYTANGELRTKTDSTGTTTYTYDVRGNLVQVDLPSGDVIQYLVDGQDRRVGKNKNGVLERAWLYRNQLNPVAELDGSGALVARFVYGSKSNVPEYMVRGGVTYRVLSDHLGSPRALVDVVTGAVAWRADFDAWGNRTLIAGTADFLPFGFAGGMLDSETGLTRFGARDYDASVGRWASKDPITFRARSTNLYEYSFGDPVNWFDHTGLKPIPDKDCYEKCVADLWPELLKCIANNCGNVPPGPEREKCANENCGGVLKDIEAYCTEKCDIICSG; from the coding sequence TTGCTCGTTGGCAGGATCTACGACGCGGCCGGCAAGCTCGACCTGCTGACGACGCCGACCGGCAACGTGGACTACGACTACTTCGGGCTGACGCCCTGCCCGGGCTGCGCACCTGGCCGCCTGCAACGCATCACCGATCCGAGCGGTGTAGTCCTCGACCACAGCTACGACGGCCTGCTCCTGAAGAGCCTCACCTGGTCCGGCGCAGTCGCCGGCAGCGTCGCATTCGGCCACGACGCGAGCTTCCGGATCACCAGCGAGACGGTCACTGTGGGCGCAACGACGTCGCCGGTCGCTTTCGGCTACGACAACGACGACATCCTGATCTGCGCCTCGCCGAGCACCTGCTCCCCCGCGGGCACGGACGCGCTGAAGATCACGCTGAATGCGGGCAATGGTCTCGTCACGGGGAGCACCCACGGCCTGGTGACCGACACGTTGACGTACAACGCGTTCGGGGAGCTCGCGAGCACCACCGGCAAGGTGGGGGCGAGCACGGTGTTCAGCGAGGTGGTGGATACGGCCGCCAACCCCCGAGACGCGCTCGGACGCATCGTGCAGCGGGTCGAGACCAACGGCGGGGCGGCGGTCACGTGGCGCTATACCTATGACCTGCGCGGGCGCCTGGTGGACGTGCAAAAGGACGGCGCGCTCTTCGAGCACTACGACTACGACCCGAATGGGAACCGGACGCTGTTGACCACGCCGGCGGGGACGACCGCGGGGGTGTACGACGCGCAGGACCGACTGCTGAGCTACGGCAGCACGACGTACACGTACACCGCGAACGGGGAGCTGCGGACGAAGACGGACTCCACCGGCACGACGACGTACACCTACGACGTGCGCGGAAACCTGGTGCAGGTGGACCTGCCGAGCGGCGACGTGATCCAGTACCTGGTGGACGGCCAGGACCGCCGCGTGGGCAAGAACAAGAACGGCGTCCTCGAGCGGGCCTGGCTCTACCGCAACCAGCTCAACCCGGTCGCGGAGCTCGATGGGAGCGGGGCGCTCGTCGCGAGGTTTGTCTACGGCTCGAAGAGCAACGTGCCCGAGTACATGGTCCGCGGTGGCGTGACGTACCGGGTGCTCTCGGATCACCTTGGCTCGCCGAGGGCGCTCGTCGACGTGGTGACTGGGGCGGTGGCGTGGCGCGCGGACTTCGATGCTTGGGGCAACCGGACCCTGATCGCGGGAACGGCGGATTTTCTGCCGTTTGGCTTCGCGGGAGGGATGCTCGATTCGGAGACGGGGCTGACGCGATTTGGTGCGAGGGACTACGACGCGAGTGTGGGGAGGTGGGCGAGCAAGGATCCGATCACGTTCCGCGCACGCTCGACGAATCTGTACGAGTACTCGTTTGGCGATCCCGTCAATTGGTTCGATCACACAGGGTTGAAGCCGATTCCCGACAAGGACTGCTACGAGAAGTGCGTCGCGGACCTGTGGCCCGAACTCCTCAAGTGCATCGCCAACAACTGCGGAAACGTTCCCCCCGGACCGGAGCGCGAGAAGTGCGCCAACGAGAATTGCGGTGGGGTTCTGAAGGACATCGAGGCGTACTGCACAGAGAAGTGCGACATCATTTGCTCGGGGTGA